Proteins from a genomic interval of Solidesulfovibrio sp.:
- a CDS encoding phosphoribosylformylglycinamidine synthase subunit PurQ — protein MAQVRTLVITGYGTNCEVESAHAARQAGSDVTDIVYFSDIVAGRTRIDAYNFLIFPGGFLDGDDLGAGQAAAIRWKHAATEAGEALLDQLKAFFQAKGLILGICNGFQLLVKLGLLPALGGDYFARQVTLSNNDSARFEDRWVTLAANPASPCVFTKGVTRLDLPVRHGEGKLVPATPQVLEEIVRTGAVALTYADPASGAATMDYPANPNGSPHAIAGLTDPTGRILGLMPHPEAFNHPTNHPGYTRGERPSLGTVLFDNAVAYLRAH, from the coding sequence ATGGCCCAGGTGCGCACCCTCGTGATCACCGGTTACGGCACCAACTGCGAAGTGGAATCGGCCCACGCCGCCAGGCAAGCCGGCTCGGACGTCACGGACATCGTGTATTTTTCCGATATCGTGGCCGGACGGACGCGCATCGACGCCTACAACTTTCTCATTTTTCCGGGCGGCTTTCTCGACGGCGACGACCTGGGCGCCGGGCAGGCCGCGGCCATACGCTGGAAGCACGCGGCCACCGAGGCCGGCGAGGCCCTGCTCGACCAGCTCAAGGCCTTTTTCCAGGCCAAAGGCCTCATCCTCGGTATCTGCAACGGCTTCCAGCTCCTGGTCAAGCTCGGGTTGCTGCCGGCCCTTGGCGGCGACTATTTCGCCCGCCAGGTGACCCTTTCCAACAACGACTCGGCCCGGTTCGAGGACCGCTGGGTGACCCTGGCCGCCAATCCGGCCAGCCCCTGCGTGTTCACCAAGGGCGTGACCCGCCTGGACCTGCCCGTGCGCCATGGCGAGGGCAAGCTCGTGCCCGCCACGCCGCAGGTGCTGGAAGAAATCGTGCGCACCGGCGCCGTGGCCCTGACCTACGCCGACCCGGCCTCGGGCGCGGCCACCATGGACTATCCGGCCAACCCCAACGGCTCGCCCCACGCCATCGCCGGGCTGACCGACCCCACGGGCCGCATCCTCGGGCTCATGCCCCACCCCGAAGCCTTCAACCACCCGACCAACCACCCCGGCTACACCCGCGGCGAACGCCCCAGCCTCGGCACGGTGCTCTTCGACAACGCCGTGGCCTACTTGCGGGCGCATTAG
- a CDS encoding nucleoside deaminase — protein sequence MALLPAKRFVAGDTALPCPPPGFTGFEEVMELALAKARETARAGEAPVGAVVLAPSGEVLGAAGNAPITLADPTAHAEILALRQAARAVGNYRLPGAILAVTLEPCLMCLGAMIHARVGLLIYGAPDPRTGAIASQLSGPDLPFFNHRFDVVSGVSEAACGDLLRDFFRSRRQGAAGGIGK from the coding sequence ATGGCGCTGTTGCCGGCGAAGCGCTTCGTGGCGGGGGATACCGCCCTGCCCTGCCCGCCGCCGGGATTCACCGGCTTCGAGGAAGTCATGGAACTTGCCCTGGCCAAGGCCCGCGAGACGGCACGGGCCGGGGAGGCGCCGGTTGGCGCCGTGGTGCTGGCGCCGTCGGGCGAGGTGCTCGGCGCGGCGGGCAATGCGCCCATCACCCTGGCCGATCCCACGGCCCACGCCGAAATACTCGCCCTGCGCCAGGCGGCCCGGGCCGTGGGCAACTACCGTCTGCCCGGCGCGATCCTGGCCGTGACCCTGGAGCCGTGCCTGATGTGCCTGGGGGCGATGATCCACGCCCGGGTGGGGCTTCTCATCTACGGGGCGCCCGATCCGCGCACCGGGGCGATTGCCTCCCAGCTTTCGGGGCCGGATCTGCCGTTTTTCAATCACCGGTTCGACGTGGTGTCCGGTGTGTCGGAAGCGGCCTGCGGCGATTTGTTGCGGGATTTTTTCCGATCCAGGCGGCAGGGCGCGGCGGGCGGTATTGGCAAATAA
- a CDS encoding radical SAM protein — protein sequence MPHVSFVRFCTKPWEELVVYPNGEYSICCGGPPVGKIRHADEIKDLWNNQIILQYRENLNNGFEFGICTNCIYHGTLRNTSDRDRTRSPRDIYQAKIPIISFGLTDQCNLSCFMCGVSKKYEGINRKTKAARLPLEYCREFAMHHFSKANGINTNCFGELFLYPHLRNFLQLLKEHRPKVFTTTTTSGSLPVPAKLWRLVMDSHDHLIFSIDTHDKALHRIIRGFDYETFERNIRTVQHLCATEYPHFKYGCSVVLMKLTIATLYDTLRQVHEEYGCRLFNFQHVSGFPSQSLAKEKQWRALSNAKLAQCLDYMKRHGIGSNGEIGYFRDKAGNVEA from the coding sequence ATGCCACACGTATCCTTTGTGAGATTTTGCACCAAGCCCTGGGAAGAGCTTGTCGTTTATCCCAACGGCGAATATTCCATCTGTTGCGGCGGACCGCCCGTGGGCAAAATCCGGCATGCCGACGAAATCAAGGATCTGTGGAATAACCAGATCATCCTGCAATACAGGGAAAATCTGAACAATGGCTTCGAGTTCGGCATTTGCACGAATTGCATCTACCACGGCACTTTGCGCAATACCAGCGACAGGGATCGCACGAGATCGCCACGTGATATCTATCAGGCCAAAATCCCCATTATTTCTTTTGGATTGACCGACCAATGCAACCTTTCCTGTTTCATGTGCGGCGTATCCAAAAAATATGAAGGAATAAATAGAAAAACAAAGGCTGCCAGACTTCCGTTGGAGTATTGTCGAGAATTTGCAATGCATCACTTCTCAAAAGCCAACGGCATCAATACCAATTGCTTTGGAGAACTTTTCCTCTATCCTCATCTCAGGAATTTTCTCCAGTTACTCAAGGAGCACCGGCCAAAAGTCTTCACAACGACGACGACATCGGGAAGTCTGCCGGTGCCCGCCAAACTCTGGCGGCTTGTCATGGATTCCCATGACCACTTGATATTCTCCATCGACACCCACGACAAGGCTCTCCACAGAATTATTCGAGGCTTCGACTACGAAACGTTCGAACGCAACATTCGCACGGTGCAACACCTCTGCGCCACAGAATACCCGCATTTCAAATACGGCTGTTCCGTCGTCCTCATGAAGCTGACCATAGCAACCCTCTACGATACCTTGCGCCAGGTCCACGAGGAATACGGTTGCCGGTTGTTCAACTTCCAACACGTCAGCGGTTTTCCCTCCCAATCCCTGGCCAAGGAAAAACAGTGGCGCGCCCTTTCCAACGCGAAGCTCGCCCAATGTCTGGACTACATGAAACGGCACGGTATCGGGAGCAACGGCGAGATAGGCTATTTCCGCGACAAAGCGGGAAACGTGGAAGCCTAG
- a CDS encoding tetratricopeptide repeat protein yields the protein MGWNLRFVATALAAAWLVVGALPAAAGLEEGVKAYREGDYAKALEEFLPLAATGDAAVQNQVAAMYYTGQGTPQDFAKAAEWFRKAAASGNADGQYCLGKLYYYGQGVAQNFDEAAKLLTEAGLAGKGGAQYLLATLYLYGKGVSKNAVKAYFWSILAVEAPDQAAEDKPAAVALRDQIESGLAPRQVESIQTMARNWAPRKKKGN from the coding sequence GTGGGATGGAACCTGCGCTTTGTCGCGACCGCGCTGGCGGCCGCCTGGCTGGTCGTCGGCGCGTTGCCGGCCGCGGCCGGGCTTGAGGAAGGGGTGAAAGCCTACCGCGAGGGCGATTACGCCAAGGCCCTCGAGGAATTCCTGCCCCTGGCCGCGACCGGGGACGCGGCCGTGCAGAACCAGGTGGCGGCCATGTACTACACCGGCCAGGGCACGCCCCAGGATTTCGCCAAGGCGGCCGAATGGTTCCGCAAGGCGGCGGCCTCGGGCAACGCCGACGGCCAGTATTGCCTGGGCAAGCTCTATTATTACGGCCAGGGCGTGGCCCAGAACTTCGACGAAGCGGCCAAGCTGCTCACCGAAGCGGGGCTGGCCGGCAAGGGCGGGGCGCAGTATCTGCTGGCGACGCTCTACCTGTACGGCAAGGGCGTGTCCAAAAACGCGGTCAAGGCCTATTTCTGGTCCATTTTGGCCGTGGAGGCGCCGGATCAGGCGGCCGAGGACAAGCCCGCCGCCGTCGCCCTGCGCGACCAGATCGAAAGCGGGCTTGCGCCGCGCCAGGTCGAATCCATCCAGACCATGGCCCGCAACTGGGCGCCGCGAAAAAAGAAAGGCAATTAA
- a CDS encoding AI-2E family transporter, whose translation MAFDIAQFFRTNKTPAIWAAFFGLVWLANFYGLFGLVFITYILCFLFNGPIETLAARTRLPRTLWAAVIYLVFLAVVLSLLSSVLPKLGSESTSFLKKLPDTLETLRRHLDQWAWLAPDMAAPISKVKDYLALEALVGVKAETLFTLAVNSFNQITNYVSTFLLGTLFSFLIMLDFPNLRAKTIALRDSRLRDIYDVTARSVVRFAIVVGMGFRAQMMIAAVNTLLTAVGLYILGIEPVMLLSTVVFFCGLIPVLGTFISSAPIVLVAVNTTGPSHALWAIVMIIIVHTIETYVLNPRIVAAMFKISPLITLMILYVGHKLFGLWGMVLGVPISVFVYRHVILGTEFQLSRPRESVAGGHTRGAASPDRKD comes from the coding sequence ATGGCTTTCGACATCGCCCAGTTTTTCCGCACCAACAAGACCCCGGCCATCTGGGCCGCCTTTTTCGGGCTGGTCTGGCTGGCCAATTTCTACGGCCTGTTCGGGCTGGTTTTCATCACCTACATCCTGTGCTTCCTGTTTAACGGCCCCATCGAGACCCTGGCCGCCAGGACCAGGCTCCCGCGCACGCTGTGGGCCGCGGTCATCTACCTCGTCTTTTTGGCCGTGGTGCTCTCGCTGCTGTCCTCGGTGCTGCCCAAGCTCGGCTCGGAATCCACGTCCTTCCTCAAAAAGCTGCCGGATACCCTGGAGACCCTACGCCGCCACCTCGACCAGTGGGCCTGGCTGGCCCCGGACATGGCCGCGCCCATTTCCAAGGTCAAGGACTACCTGGCCCTGGAGGCCCTGGTCGGGGTCAAGGCCGAGACCCTGTTCACCCTGGCCGTCAACTCCTTCAACCAGATCACCAACTACGTCTCGACGTTTTTGCTGGGCACGCTGTTCAGCTTCCTCATCATGCTCGATTTCCCCAACCTGCGGGCCAAGACCATCGCCCTGCGCGACTCGCGGCTGCGCGACATCTACGACGTCACGGCCCGCAGCGTGGTGCGCTTCGCCATCGTGGTGGGCATGGGCTTCCGGGCCCAGATGATGATCGCCGCCGTCAACACGCTGCTGACGGCCGTGGGCCTGTACATCCTCGGCATCGAGCCGGTGATGCTGCTGTCCACGGTGGTCTTTTTCTGCGGGCTCATTCCGGTGCTCGGCACGTTCATCTCCTCGGCCCCGATCGTGCTCGTGGCCGTCAACACCACCGGCCCGTCCCATGCCCTGTGGGCCATCGTCATGATCATCATCGTGCACACCATCGAGACGTACGTGCTCAACCCGCGCATCGTGGCCGCCATGTTCAAGATCAGCCCGCTGATCACGCTGATGATCCTCTACGTCGGCCATAAGCTCTTCGGGCTGTGGGGCATGGTGCTGGGCGTGCCCATTTCGGTCTTCGTCTACCGCCACGTCATTCTCGGCACGGAATTCCAGTTGTCCCGCCCCCGGGAATCTGTCGCGGGCGGCCACACGCGCGGCGCGGCCTCGCCCGACCGGAAGGATTGA
- a CDS encoding DUF2905 family protein produces MNPSPGKLLLIRGLALACAGAVMPPADRPGLVREPWRRPPPGRPPGAMRIRSEGGSVSFPWGTCLVPRVALPFPACVFRE; encoded by the coding sequence ATGAATCCCTCTCCCGGCAAGTTGCTTTTGATTCGTGGGCTCGCCCTGGCCTGTGCCGGCGCGGTCATGCCGCCGGCCGACCGTCCCGGGCTGGTGCGGGAGCCGTGGCGTCGCCCGCCGCCGGGGCGCCCGCCCGGGGCCATGCGCATCCGCAGCGAGGGGGGTTCCGTGTCTTTTCCCTGGGGCACCTGCCTTGTCCCCCGCGTCGCGCTGCCATTCCCGGCTTGTGTTTTCCGCGAATGA
- a CDS encoding pyridoxal phosphate-dependent aminotransferase: MLLSPFRLERFFARHEFTAPRLLCASDGETCSVAALCDLVPGAAEGLSKVRLGYTDSRGEPALRQAVASLYATVSPDDVLVHVGAEEAIFTFMAATLAAGDEVVVPTPCYQSLTDVARSLGARAAAWRCDPAWGFAPDMADLGALLGPRAKALVLNFPHNPTGYMPTPGVFAAMLAMAREHGVRVFSDEVYRFSEGPGVPPLPAACDLDDRAVSLGVLSKSFGLAGLRVGWVACRDRELLDRMAAVKDYLSICGSAVSEYLAVCAITAREAILGRMNALLAKNRERLEAFFHARPDLFHFVSPRGGLTAFPGLTGGDADAFCRDALEEAGVLLLPGRLYGEEWPDRFRIGFGRSDFAENLEKLAAFCHFWNTRRT, translated from the coding sequence GTGCTCCTGTCGCCTTTTCGCCTGGAACGTTTTTTCGCCCGCCATGAATTCACCGCCCCAAGGCTTCTGTGCGCCTCGGACGGCGAAACCTGCAGCGTCGCCGCCCTGTGCGACCTCGTGCCCGGGGCCGCCGAAGGACTGTCCAAGGTGCGCCTGGGCTACACCGATTCCCGGGGCGAGCCGGCCCTGCGCCAGGCCGTGGCTTCCCTCTACGCCACCGTCTCCCCCGACGACGTGCTCGTCCACGTGGGCGCCGAGGAGGCCATCTTCACCTTCATGGCCGCGACCCTCGCCGCCGGCGACGAGGTCGTGGTGCCCACGCCGTGCTACCAGTCCCTGACCGACGTGGCCAGGAGCCTGGGTGCCCGGGCGGCGGCCTGGCGTTGCGACCCGGCCTGGGGCTTCGCCCCGGACATGGCCGACCTCGGCGCCCTGCTGGGGCCTCGCGCCAAGGCCCTGGTCCTCAATTTCCCCCACAATCCCACGGGGTACATGCCCACGCCCGGGGTGTTCGCCGCCATGCTGGCCATGGCCCGGGAACACGGGGTCCGGGTTTTTTCCGACGAGGTCTACCGTTTTTCCGAGGGGCCGGGCGTCCCTCCCCTGCCCGCCGCCTGCGACCTGGACGACCGGGCCGTGTCCCTGGGCGTTTTGTCCAAATCCTTCGGCCTGGCCGGGCTGCGCGTGGGCTGGGTGGCCTGCCGCGACCGGGAGCTGCTTGACCGCATGGCCGCGGTCAAGGATTACCTGTCCATCTGCGGCTCGGCCGTGTCGGAATACCTGGCCGTGTGCGCCATCACCGCCCGGGAGGCCATCCTTGGCCGCATGAACGCGCTTTTGGCCAAAAACCGCGAACGGCTCGAGGCCTTTTTCCATGCCCGGCCGGATCTGTTTCATTTCGTCAGCCCCAGGGGCGGCCTGACCGCCTTTCCGGGCCTGACCGGCGGCGATGCCGACGCCTTCTGCCGCGACGCCCTGGAGGAGGCCGGCGTGCTGCTGCTGCCCGGCAGGCTCTATGGCGAGGAATGGCCGGACCGCTTCCGCATCGGCTTCGGCCGGTCGGATTTCGCGGAGAATCTGGAAAAGCTGGCCGCATTTTGTCATTTTTGGAATACACGGCGGACGTAA
- a CDS encoding basic amino acid ABC transporter substrate-binding protein, whose translation MVKKLVLALALVALSAAPSVAKTIVFATDATWPPMEFVNADKQITGYAIDYMKAAGKEAGFTPEFKAVAWDGIFAGLAGGKYNAICSSVSITDERKKTMDFSTPYFKVRQALVVPVKSAAKCIEDMKGKTLGAQISTTGHFAVKKAEGVKDKSYDEVGLAFEDLYNGRIDGVVCDDPVAAQYALQNDKYKGTLKIACIIEAGEDEYYGIAVQKGNKEDLDLINKGIKAVQEKGIDKQLLAKWIGGGK comes from the coding sequence ATGGTCAAAAAACTCGTCCTGGCCCTGGCCCTCGTCGCCCTGTCCGCCGCCCCGTCCGTGGCCAAAACCATTGTCTTCGCCACGGACGCCACTTGGCCGCCGATGGAGTTCGTCAACGCCGACAAACAGATCACCGGCTACGCCATCGACTACATGAAGGCCGCCGGCAAGGAAGCCGGGTTCACGCCGGAATTCAAGGCCGTGGCCTGGGACGGCATCTTCGCCGGCCTGGCCGGTGGCAAGTACAACGCCATCTGCTCCTCGGTCTCCATCACCGACGAGCGCAAAAAGACCATGGATTTCTCCACCCCCTATTTCAAGGTGCGCCAGGCCCTGGTCGTGCCGGTCAAGTCGGCCGCCAAGTGCATCGAGGACATGAAGGGCAAGACGCTGGGCGCCCAGATCAGCACCACCGGGCATTTTGCCGTGAAAAAGGCCGAGGGCGTCAAGGACAAGTCCTATGACGAGGTCGGCCTGGCTTTCGAGGACCTCTACAACGGCCGCATCGACGGCGTGGTCTGCGACGACCCCGTGGCGGCCCAGTACGCCCTGCAAAACGACAAGTACAAGGGCACCCTGAAAATCGCCTGCATCATCGAGGCCGGCGAGGACGAATACTACGGCATCGCCGTGCAGAAGGGCAACAAGGAAGACCTGGACCTCATCAACAAGGGCATCAAGGCCGTCCAGGAAAAAGGCATCGACAAGCAGCTGCTGGCCAAGTGGATCGGCGGCGGCAAGTAA
- a CDS encoding amino acid ABC transporter permease, which yields MTKKCKNPEEQAPVVIDVGDGAAIPKPSDRGLVSAWWLSFIGAIIVLACLLYFKPDPYLRIFKFVPDGILVTFQVTVSSIILALIFGLITGLGRISRNKYVNLIASTYVEVVRGVPLLVQLFYLYYALGRFVQVPDLLAAVLSMSVCYGAYMGEVFRAGITAIPVGQTEAARSLGFNRAQTMYHVILPQAWRTILPPVGNEFIALLKDTSLVSILGVADLLRRGREYASESFEYFETFTMVAVIYLIITLVLSKLVSIMEERLSHHVKR from the coding sequence ATGACTAAAAAGTGCAAGAATCCCGAGGAACAGGCCCCTGTCGTCATCGACGTCGGCGATGGCGCGGCCATCCCCAAGCCCTCGGACCGGGGCCTGGTGTCGGCCTGGTGGCTGTCGTTTATCGGCGCCATCATCGTTCTGGCCTGCCTGCTCTATTTCAAGCCCGATCCGTACCTGCGCATCTTCAAATTCGTGCCCGACGGCATCCTGGTCACCTTCCAGGTCACCGTCTCCTCCATCATCCTGGCCCTGATCTTCGGGCTCATCACCGGGCTTGGCCGCATTTCCCGCAACAAGTACGTCAACCTCATTGCCTCCACCTACGTGGAAGTCGTGCGCGGCGTGCCCTTGCTCGTCCAGCTCTTCTACCTCTACTATGCCCTGGGCCGTTTCGTGCAAGTACCCGATCTGCTCGCGGCCGTGCTGTCCATGAGCGTGTGCTACGGAGCCTACATGGGCGAGGTCTTCCGGGCCGGCATCACCGCCATCCCGGTGGGCCAGACCGAGGCGGCGCGCTCGCTGGGCTTCAACCGTGCCCAGACCATGTACCACGTCATCCTGCCCCAGGCCTGGCGCACGATATTGCCGCCGGTTGGCAACGAGTTCATCGCCCTTTTGAAGGACACCTCCCTGGTGTCCATCCTGGGCGTGGCCGACCTGCTGCGCCGTGGCCGGGAATACGCCTCGGAGTCCTTCGAGTACTTCGAGACCTTCACCATGGTCGCCGTGATCTACCTCATCATCACGCTTGTCCTGTCCAAGCTGGTCAGCATCATGGAGGAGCGGTTGTCCCACCATGTCAAACGATAA
- a CDS encoding amino acid ABC transporter ATP-binding protein — MSNDNPIIRIADVSKFFDQVAALQNVSLDVAMGEKVVIIGPSGSGKSTLLRTINRLEDISRGSIVVDGFDLYDPSVDINKVRMEVGMVFQSFNLFPHKTVLQNVTLAPIKLKKTPQAEAEANAKKLLDKVGILDKADVFPAKLSGGQQQRVAIARALAMNPKIMLFDEPTSALDPEMIGEVLDVMVKLAREGMTMVCVTHEMGFAREVADRIVFMDEGQILEVAASAAFFTSPSHPRTRKFLEQIL; from the coding sequence ATGTCAAACGATAATCCCATCATCCGCATCGCGGACGTCAGCAAGTTCTTCGACCAGGTGGCGGCGCTCCAAAACGTCAGCCTCGACGTGGCCATGGGCGAAAAGGTCGTCATCATCGGCCCGTCGGGCTCGGGCAAATCGACGCTTTTGCGCACGATAAACCGGCTGGAGGACATCAGCCGGGGCTCCATCGTGGTCGACGGCTTCGACCTCTACGACCCGTCCGTGGACATCAACAAGGTGCGCATGGAAGTGGGCATGGTCTTCCAGAGCTTCAACCTCTTCCCCCACAAGACCGTGCTGCAAAACGTGACGCTCGCCCCCATCAAACTCAAGAAGACGCCCCAGGCCGAGGCCGAGGCGAATGCCAAGAAGCTCCTGGACAAGGTCGGCATCCTGGACAAGGCCGACGTGTTTCCGGCCAAGCTCTCGGGCGGCCAGCAGCAGCGCGTGGCCATCGCCCGGGCCCTGGCCATGAACCCCAAGATCATGCTCTTCGACGAGCCGACCTCGGCGCTGGACCCGGAGATGATCGGCGAGGTCCTCGACGTCATGGTCAAACTGGCCCGGGAGGGCATGACCATGGTCTGCGTCACCCACGAAATGGGTTTCGCCCGGGAAGTGGCCGACCGCATCGTGTTCATGGACGAAGGACAAATCCTGGAAGTGGCGGCCTCGGCCGCGTTTTTCACCAGCCCCTCGCACCCGCGCACCCGGAAGTTCCTGGAGCAGATCCTGTAG
- a CDS encoding tRNA (cytidine(34)-2'-O)-methyltransferase, translating into MIEVVLHEPEIPQNTGSVARLCAATKTPLHLIRPLGFSLADRYLKRAGLDYWPHVNLSVWECFDEFLAARPGSRVVAATAGNRGQAATAYHELAYGPDDALVFGTESRGLPERLIEAAGARVRIPIWGQVRSLNLANAASVVLYEALRRRGELDGK; encoded by the coding sequence GTGATCGAGGTCGTGCTCCACGAGCCGGAGATCCCGCAAAATACCGGCAGCGTGGCCAGGCTGTGCGCCGCCACCAAAACGCCCCTGCACCTGATCAGGCCCCTGGGGTTTTCCCTGGCCGATCGCTACCTCAAGCGGGCGGGCCTGGACTACTGGCCCCACGTCAACCTTTCGGTCTGGGAGTGTTTCGACGAGTTCCTGGCCGCCCGGCCGGGCAGCCGCGTCGTGGCCGCCACGGCCGGCAACCGGGGCCAGGCCGCCACGGCCTACCACGAACTGGCCTATGGCCCCGACGACGCCCTGGTCTTCGGCACGGAAAGCCGGGGGCTGCCGGAACGCCTCATCGAGGCGGCCGGGGCGCGGGTGCGCATTCCCATCTGGGGGCAGGTGCGGAGTTTGAATCTGGCCAACGCCGCCTCGGTGGTGCTCTACGAGGCCTTGCGCCGGCGCGGTGAACTGGACGGGAAATAG
- a CDS encoding hotdog fold thioesterase codes for MDMQWFLDRDPFAGLLGIRLLEAGPGYAKTAMDLTDTHKNGAGVAHGGAVFSLADLAFAVASNSHGKLSLAVAAAISYVKAGTGRTLFAEAREVSLGGKMATYAITVTNDAGEAIAAFQGTVYRKDVPYTRETA; via the coding sequence ATGGACATGCAGTGGTTTCTCGATCGCGACCCCTTTGCCGGGCTGCTCGGCATCCGCCTGCTCGAAGCCGGGCCGGGCTACGCCAAGACGGCCATGGACCTGACCGACACCCATAAAAACGGGGCCGGCGTGGCCCACGGCGGGGCCGTGTTCAGCCTGGCCGACCTGGCCTTCGCCGTGGCCTCCAACAGCCACGGCAAGCTGAGCCTGGCCGTGGCCGCCGCCATTTCCTACGTCAAGGCCGGCACGGGCCGGACCCTGTTCGCCGAAGCCCGGGAAGTGTCGCTCGGCGGCAAGATGGCCACCTACGCCATCACCGTGACCAACGACGCCGGGGAGGCCATCGCCGCCTTCCAGGGCACGGTCTACCGCAAGGACGTGCCGTACACGCGGGAGACGGCGTGA
- the rfbB gene encoding dTDP-glucose 4,6-dehydratase: MRLLVTGGCGFIGSNFIRDMLSRHDDLTIVNLDALTYAGNRQSLADVEAAYAPERYVFARGDIANSELALHLFERHAIEAVVNFAAETHVDRSITDAAPFIRTNVAGTQALLDAARAFGIGRFVHVSTDEVYGSLGPEGKFTEDTPLAPNSPYSASKAGADLLVRAANETYGLDTVITRCSNNYGPYQFPEKLIPLMFSRAMADEALPVYGDGANVRDWIHVADHCRGVELALLKGRPGAVYNFGGDAEKPNIEVVRAILAALGKPESLIRFVTDRPGHDRRYAMDFTKASRELGFTPQYDFTRGIAETVAWYRQNGAWLESVQSGAYRQFMDKWYGGRA; the protein is encoded by the coding sequence ATGCGACTGCTCGTGACCGGCGGATGCGGCTTCATCGGCTCCAACTTCATCCGCGACATGCTCTCTCGCCACGACGACCTGACCATCGTCAACCTCGACGCCCTGACCTACGCCGGCAACCGGCAAAGCCTGGCCGACGTCGAGGCCGCCTACGCCCCCGAGCGCTACGTCTTCGCCCGGGGCGACATCGCCAACAGCGAACTGGCGCTGCACCTCTTCGAACGCCACGCCATCGAGGCCGTGGTCAACTTCGCCGCCGAAACCCACGTGGACCGCTCCATCACCGACGCCGCGCCCTTCATCCGCACCAACGTGGCCGGCACGCAGGCCCTCCTCGACGCGGCCCGGGCCTTCGGCATCGGCCGCTTCGTCCACGTCTCCACCGACGAGGTCTACGGCAGCCTCGGGCCGGAGGGCAAATTCACCGAAGACACGCCGCTGGCCCCCAACAGCCCCTACTCGGCCAGCAAGGCCGGGGCGGACCTGCTCGTGCGGGCCGCCAACGAAACCTACGGCCTCGACACGGTCATCACCCGCTGCTCCAACAACTACGGCCCCTACCAGTTCCCGGAAAAGCTCATTCCGCTGATGTTTTCCCGGGCCATGGCCGACGAAGCGCTTCCCGTCTACGGCGACGGCGCAAACGTGCGCGACTGGATCCACGTCGCCGACCACTGCCGGGGCGTGGAACTGGCCCTGCTCAAGGGCCGGCCCGGCGCGGTCTACAACTTCGGCGGCGACGCGGAAAAGCCCAACATCGAGGTGGTGCGCGCCATCCTGGCCGCCCTCGGCAAGCCCGAAAGCCTCATCCGCTTCGTCACCGACCGGCCCGGCCACGACCGCCGCTACGCCATGGACTTCACCAAGGCCAGCCGCGAGCTCGGGTTTACGCCCCAATACGACTTCACGCGCGGCATCGCCGAGACCGTGGCCTGGTACCGCCAAAACGGGGCCTGGCTGGAAAGCGTGCAAAGCGGCGCCTACCGCCAGTTCATGGACAAATGGTACGGAGGCCGGGCATGA